In Corylus avellana chromosome ca8, CavTom2PMs-1.0, the genomic stretch TGCAGGATAAAACTTACAGTCCTCAGGAAATTCTGAAGCAAGACTAGACATACACATCTTCTTTGAATCGTGCTTTCTTTTCAGCTCAGAAGGTAGGTCCTACACGCAAAAAAGAAgcctttctattttttatgtCCAATCATGAAAAGCtaatttctttcccaaattttcaTAACCGTTCAAAGAACATCAATGAGAACATACACGAATTAGCACAACAGTGCTTGGCAAACCAAGAGACCTAAACACAGAAAGGCATTGACTTCCAAATGAATCAATATCGTAAGAAGTGCTTCCTTCAGATGAAGAGCTCGCTGAGGCGACAAAAGCAATCAGATCAGCTACCTACCATTCAAATATTATCCACGTGTTAAAAAGGggaggaaaaataaattaaagcacTCAAAAAACCAGAGGTGGGGGGTTGTTAACACAGGTGCTGGACATACCTTAGCCATTTCCATACATGATAGCAAATCCCCATGAGGTGCTTTCAATACCTAGAACATAAACTTCTGTTAGATATTCACAAATTCGAAATTCAGTCTGTCATGGCAGTAATAGTTCAATCCTTTAACAGAATTTCACCAGGCTAACATAAATCACGCAAATTATCTTCCTTCTAAAAGACaatagatgatttttttttttcatttataaatttaaaattaatagatagtCATTAGATGATATAATCATGTTCCACAAGTTTTCAATACTTGATCAATAATACCTTGGTTTCcatataaaaacaataaagcaaCCTTCTTCAAACATTGCCTTGAACACAGTCCTTACCGTAGTTCTCAGCTTATACTCGGAAGAAGCAACTGTTGAGGATGCAGCACCAGAACCTTCTTTAGCTAACAATGACAGAAGATCCCCAGCAAGTGAATCTACATTTACAGAAGCGGAAAGCCCAAAAAGAACCTGTAATTGAGATTTGTTAgactagtaaaaaaaattgcgaGAAAAGAATATCCTAAACATGTACCCAAATGCACATAAGGGAAACATAGATCAAATCATATAATCTCCAAAAATTAGGCATATCCCCAATAGTCAATACTCACGATCACACGGGGAGGGCTTGTCAATCCACTAGTTGCCCTTTTCTCCTTCAAGAGGGCAGCCCGTTTCTGCTCCCGTAGCTACAAAATTACAAGAAATGTAATATGAACGATATAAGTAACAAAAATAtgccatgagagagagagagagagagagagagagagtgtgtgagGAAGGTGAAAATTAGAAGATCGATTACCATTCGATTATGCTGAAGTCGAGCAGCCCTAGCTCCCTTGCCAACATTGCGCTCTGATTTAGTGATCCTGCTCTTATCTGaatcaacaatgatttatatcaaaattacacttaaaagaaaacataatagGAATATATGGTATGAGGAGACAGAAGCTTGAAGTCGATAAAGCCCGATAAAAACCAAGAATCAACTGTGCTTCGTTTGGTTGTCAACAAAATCCATGAGAACAAAACCAGTTTTCCCTCTTAGATTTGCCTAACGAAACCATATAGCTCAATTAAAGTGCGTTTTCCATATTAgaggacaaaaacaaaaaatgcaacaAAACTCCGTTTTCTTTTCCGTGCCTAGGGTTTTCGATCGACCAAGAGGAGAGcagaaaataagaatttaacaaaatcaaaataagcaCACCTTTGAAAGAGGTTTTGTGAAGGTTACGATAAGATTTGGAAGAGAAGCGGGACTTGTGGGCCTTATTGACTTGCACTCTGGAGCCTCCCATGGCGACCGCAATAATCGCACCACGCCTTGCTTGCAGAGGAACCCTAGCGAGTCATCGGAGAAAGAAAATCGCTCGGATTTTGTGAAAAACCCTAATCCGCCGTTAGAGCGTGCAAAATAGCGGCAAGGGTTTTAGTACGTTATCGTTAGTTGTAAGTGTTGGGATAGCTTTTTAAATCTAGTGGATCCGTGACTTCAGAGTACTATTGTACCCACCCAATAGGGCTCGATCACTGTACATAATGTTTTTGGTCAAAATATAGAGAGTACAAATCAGTACGTACATAATCTTAACcggtttgagattgcatttcagaaaattaaaaatacttttaacactttaaatattcgtttgaaaaaaaaaatactcatttaataaaaaaaattaaaacgttTTTAATTATCCaagaaacttaaaaattataaaaaaaaaatacttttaataaaagcttaaaaataaaatttttgtccaaaaattctttttgagttaaaaactttatttcataAATACAATCACAAATAAACAGACTTTTAAGCCTATTATGCTATGCTCACGTGGTGCACGCAGAAGATAGAAGCTGAGCTCAACTAATTTAACCTGCCACCATGATAAAGTTTGAAACAGCTTAATCTTGATAGGACACATGGTACCAACATGTTTCTACTTGTGATATTtgatcaaaaataatttttctctttatattattacttCATGTTACCTATAATTTTCTCATtgtcatttttagtttttttttagtttttatctatattttgtacacaaatttaatagctTGTCATATCAAAGACTTTTAGTGCTCGCCAGGTGGCGAAATGGGTTGGGGGTTGACACGATTACGACCCATAATGACCTGTCACCTAATTAACCTAAACATAAACACGATCCGTTTAGATAAACGGGTTAAACTCTctaacacgacacgaaaaataACTAGGTAACCTAACACAACCCGTTTAAAAATAACAGGCCATATCAGGTTAACATGACTCAacacatttgaatgaaaaataggaaaaataatgtaataataataccaatgcCATTGAAATTCAATAGAATTCACaaattacaatatgataaaaacATAGTAGGTTTAATTGTTAACAGATTCTCattcaataaaaacattcacaatgattagcaattttcaactccATAATCCATCATAgcaaatagaaaattttaaagtagAAAGTTGACATGGTAAATGATTTGGGAATTGCCTCTAATAGGTTTAATTGTCAATTCAAATAACAACTCTGACAATTAAAATAACAACTCAATCTCTTTGaattaaacctataaaacaacaaatcacTTACCAAGAAAGGTAAAATCatgttagttatttttttattttttattttaaaaaatttataataaacgAATCTGACGGGTCAACATGCGGGTTAACCcgccaaacacaaaaaataattgtGTCATAAACAGGTGATCCGAACTCATTTAATCAAACCGAAACTCGGTAACTTTGTGTCAGGTTTgcgggtcatgtcaaaattaCTAGCATTATCCCTCATATGCCATGTACAACATTaacattacttaaaaaattaaaaataaataataaatacattttttattagaaaaagaacaacaaattCATAAGTGAGATCCACTCCGCCACCCTCCAAAAGGGGGAGTGAGGACAGTCCCCATTAGTGAATTGTGGAAAAATTTGACCCGTGAACTTCGAGGAAATCTCCGACTCAAGTGGGTTGCGGGGCATCTCACCCCTAAGTGGCTCAACTATtcctttcaattatttgaattttttttttttatcaattttttaattttttttaataaaatttttttgcttaatgGATATGGCAAAAAGGTTTACATGATATTAACCTTGTTAATGCTATTAAGCAATTGATACGGCGAAAAGTCAGATTTACTCCTGAGGTTTTTAAtaggtttttaaaatcatctcTTAATTTTTAACGGCGACGTTAACATATCAGCAATTCTGAGATAAACTGACTAGCGTCACCAGATTCGATCAGCTACTTCGCGACACACAAGAAAGATTCTGCATTCATCTTTCTCATCTGCCAGTAGCCACCAACTAGAACAAATATCCAAACATCAGATAAAACTAAACTCCTTCGTGAGCAACCTCTACCCTGTGTCTCCAACTCTCTCAACCTCTTTTCGCTAAGAATATATTACGTAACATGTTTCTTCTGCCACCGCCACTCCCAACTCGTTTCCCATTAGTTCCGTTAACTTCTCCAGTACACTTGCGCCACCACTATATATTCCAACCACCACTTTCCGTCACCGCCGTCACCACCACCGCTAGCGAAATCTCCTCTggctctgtctctgtctctgtttccTCATCGAGACAACTTGACGACGACAAGGACGACGAAAACGACCTCGTTTCACTCCATAACAATCGCTACGACTTCACTCCCCTCCTCAACTTCCTTTCCAGTTCTCCCACTTCCACCAGCAGCTCCAATTCGGATTCGGGTTCGGGTTCGGGTTCGGATGCTCCGACTTCGCTAGACCGGACCGAGTTCCAGCTCGCCGAGACGTACCGGGCCGTGCCAGCCCCACTCTGGCACTCACTCCTCAAATCCCtctgctcctcctcctcaatTGGACTAGCGTACGCCGTCGTTTCGTGGCTCCAGAAGCACAACCTCTGCTTCTCCTATGAGTTGCTCTACTCAATTCTCATCCACGCGCTGGGGCGCTCTGAGAAGCTCTACGAGGCGTTCCTGCTCTCCCAGAGACAAACCCTAACCCCGCTGACCTACAACGCGCTAATCGGCGCGTGTGCTCGCAACGATGACCTTGAGAAGGCGCTCAATCTGATGTCTCGGATGCGCCGAGACGGTTTCCCATCCGATTTCGTCAATTACAGTTTGATAATTCAATCCCTTACTCGCACTAACAAGATTGACTTGCCGATTCTGCAGAAGCTTTATGCCGAGATCGAATGCGATAAGATCGAGCTCGATTGCCAGCTTCTGAACGACATTATTGTCGGTTTCGCAACCGCCGGCGACCCGACTCAGGCCATGCATTTCCTTTCCATGGCTCAGGGCAGTGGCCTGAGCGCAAAAACCGCAACTCTCGTTGCGGTTATATCTGCGCTGGGGAATTCGGGTCGGACCGTGGAGGCTGAGGCCATTTTCGAAGAGATAAGAGATGCCGGGTTAAAGCCAAGGACTAGGGCTTACAATGCGCTTCTCAAAGCGTATGTGAAAGCTGGTTCTCTTAAAGACGCCGAGTCGATCGTATCAGAGATGGAGAAGAGCGGAGTTGCGCCAGACGAGCATACGTACAGTCTCCTCATTGATGCGTATGCAAATGCAGGACGGTGGGAAAGCGCGAGAATCGTATTGAAAGAAATGGAAGAGAGCAATGTACAGCCTAATTCATTCGTGTATAGTCGAATTTTAGCAAGTTATAGGGACAGAGGAGAGTGGCAGAGATCGTTTCAGGTTTTAAGGGAAATGAAGAGTAGTGGAGTAAAGCCTGATAGGCATTTCTACAATGTGATGATAGACACATTTGGCAAGTACAATTGTCTTGATCATGCTGTGGCCACCTTCGAACGGATGCTATCAGAGGGGATTCAGCCCGACACGGTCACGTGGAATACGCTTATCAATTGCCATTGTAAGGCAAGGAGGCGCGATAGAGCGGAGGAGTTGTTTGAGGAAATGCAGGAGAAAGGGTACACGCCGTGTGCCACGACGTATAATATCATGATCAATTGTTTGGGGGAGCAGGAGAGGTGGGAGGAGGTGAAGAGCTTGTTGGGGAGGATGCAGAGTCAGGGGTTGCTGCCAAATGTGGTGACCTACACCACGCTGGTTGATATTTACGGACGGTCAGGGAGGTTTGATGATTCGATAGAGTGCTTGGAGGACATGAAGTCTGCAGGATTGAAGCCGTCATCGACAATGTATAACGCCTTGATCAATGCCTATGCGCAAAGGGTATGTTTGTTGTTGGCTCCATATGTCCTTGTATTTCTTTATACATTCATCTTCTAACCAATCTGCTTTTAGTGAATATGTGTTCTACAAGGAGAGAATAAATAGAGCATACATTGTTTCATGCATAATGTGTCAAACCAGCAGTTGCATCTTAGCTGATGATCACACACTGATATACCCACTTCAGGTTATATTATTCTGTGAAACCATGAAATGCCTTATATGTTTGGCCTGGCCATAATAGGATAAAATTATAGGTTTCTTGTGTTCTCTGTGTTCTGTAACATATCAAAATGTGTGTTAATTTTGTCAATAGCATCTTCTATACCTGTACCATATTGAGAAAATTCTCCTCGTACTTGGTTTACTTTTTCCCTCTGTTTTATCCCCTGCCTTCCCTGCCTGACAAGGATTGGACCTAATGCCCAGCCCCACTTCACCTCTTTATCACCTGAGCCAAGACTCAGGGGCTTAATCTAAGACATGTCAAACCAGAAGTACCATCTTAGGTGATCATTCCCGCACTTTGCATTATGTTATCATGTAGACCATGAGATGGcttaacacacaaaaaaagaaagaacaaagaaattCTAGTATAAAATGGGTATAGCAGAGAATCTCTTAAAGAATTACTAATAAGCTAATTAGCTACCAGCCCTAAAAGCTGTGTTTTTACTTGGGGCTGCCAGTTTTACCTTTCTGAAAGAATATGTTCTCAATCTCTTCAATTATCTGATCGGGAATGTAATTTTTTGTTGAGGATGCATTTGAATCTTCAGTTCCAATTTTTGACAGGGCATGTCCGAGGAAGCAATAAATGCATTTAGGGTCATGATAGCAGATGGCCTGAAGCCCAGTATTTTAGCTCTCAATTCGTTAATTAATGCATTTGGTGAAGATAGAAGAGATGCTGAAGCCTTTGCTGTGTTGCAGTACATGAAGGAAAATGTATATTACCATTCCATTGCTTTTACCCGCCATTTTGTATATTTTGAGGTTGTATCGTTCTTGCCATCTTACTACATATGTTCATTGGGATCCCTATGATTGCAGGACTTGAAACCAGATGTTGTCACGTATACTACACTAATGAAAGCTTTGATTCGTGTTGACAAATTTCATAAGGTATAAATCCATTATATTTGTTTTAAAGACCCATCCTGAGGACTCCTTGCTGCCCTTTTTTTGGGTTAGCACCCCATATGGTCGTCTGTATCTTTTATATGTGTAGGCATTTTAGATTTCTGGGTGCCTCTTGCCATTACTTGTGGCCATGACCTAGTCCTCCAGGTTTCTCTTTTGGCTGTTCAGTATTTCTAGCTTAGTTACTGGGGTAGCAATTGACTACTTTCACAAGAAAAGTTAGAAAATGATTATGTAAAAAGTTGTTGTTTTCTACTCAAAATAT encodes the following:
- the LOC132190492 gene encoding pentatricopeptide repeat-containing protein At5g42310, chloroplastic; amino-acid sequence: MFLLPPPLPTRFPLVPLTSPVHLRHHYIFQPPLSVTAVTTTASEISSGSVSVSVSSSRQLDDDKDDENDLVSLHNNRYDFTPLLNFLSSSPTSTSSSNSDSGSGSGSDAPTSLDRTEFQLAETYRAVPAPLWHSLLKSLCSSSSIGLAYAVVSWLQKHNLCFSYELLYSILIHALGRSEKLYEAFLLSQRQTLTPLTYNALIGACARNDDLEKALNLMSRMRRDGFPSDFVNYSLIIQSLTRTNKIDLPILQKLYAEIECDKIELDCQLLNDIIVGFATAGDPTQAMHFLSMAQGSGLSAKTATLVAVISALGNSGRTVEAEAIFEEIRDAGLKPRTRAYNALLKAYVKAGSLKDAESIVSEMEKSGVAPDEHTYSLLIDAYANAGRWESARIVLKEMEESNVQPNSFVYSRILASYRDRGEWQRSFQVLREMKSSGVKPDRHFYNVMIDTFGKYNCLDHAVATFERMLSEGIQPDTVTWNTLINCHCKARRRDRAEELFEEMQEKGYTPCATTYNIMINCLGEQERWEEVKSLLGRMQSQGLLPNVVTYTTLVDIYGRSGRFDDSIECLEDMKSAGLKPSSTMYNALINAYAQRGMSEEAINAFRVMIADGLKPSILALNSLINAFGEDRRDAEAFAVLQYMKENDLKPDVVTYTTLMKALIRVDKFHKVPAVYEEMILSKCTPDRKARSMLRSALKYMKQTVKS